In Trichoplusia ni isolate ovarian cell line Hi5 chromosome 10 unlocalized genomic scaffold, tn1 tig00003324_group9, whole genome shotgun sequence, a genomic segment contains:
- the LOC113506338 gene encoding LOW QUALITY PROTEIN: serine/threonine-protein kinase WNK1-like (The sequence of the model RefSeq protein was modified relative to this genomic sequence to represent the inferred CDS: inserted 1 base in 1 codon) produces the protein MYAKLIVALCALGVVRASGYLEAGHLGYSAHAIAAPAVVTKTITPAVSSVSSYSSHTSHGSPVAYAAAPVVAKAYAAPAVAAYAAPVATYAAAPAVAVTKTIAPAVSSISSYSTHTAHGSPAVAYSAPVAYAAHAAPVAYASHAAPASYAAPAAYAAPAAYAAYSAPAVVTKTISPAVSSVSSYSSHTSHGASYAAPAVAAYAAPAVATYSAPLVAKTYAAAPVATYAAAAPIVKSISYSAAPAVSHISYSGHGANYGCSGYYSFEDTALCRPLILVLCATFIFGQNTTLTASDVNDLATTTSDEPTTETKKNDTTQPKPEGFVPLSRSDFSGMDIKDKAFSSSKKLSQEGRNHLPVYLPPLVSLESTAANVNSLAGPTLVEPVDEDDASSSTSITSGLRSGESTSYSASIISGPKKNEMSAANTNKPLPLKLETITSTTAKAEVIHPKEEVKVETSTEIAQPIKSYHTVIHPPTIQLFLNLILRVNDLNIGLFMCYFNKYLEVNLFLCFYQVVVFLCAASLASAGHLLQAAAPVAYSAPVAYSSAPAVSSVSFSSHTAHAPVATYSAAPAVATYHAAPAVAAYSAPVYAKSIAPAVSYSSVSTHSAPVSYARTYAXPAVSTYAAAPVITKTIAAPAVATYSAPVYAKSIAPAVSYSSVSTHSSPVSYARTYAAPAVATYAAAAPVVTKTIAAPAVSYSSVSTHLRPPCPTLGPTLPPLSPPTPLLPPWSPGPTPLPPTPRTLLPPWSLRPTPLPLTLHTPPLRPTPHTRPHPLSLTSHTPVWEPTTAGEHMIVDIYY, from the exons TTGATCGTCGCTCTTTGCGCTTTGGGAGTGGTCCGCGCCAGCGGCTACTTGGAAGCTGGACACCTGGGCTACAGCGCTCACGCCATCGCTGCCCCCGCTGTGGTGACCAAGACCATCACCCCTGCCGTCTCCTCCGTGTCCTCCTACTCCAGCCACACCTCCCACGGTAGCCCCGTCGCCTACGCCGCCGCCCCCGTCGTCGCTAAGGCGTACGCTGCCCCCGCCGTCGCCGCATACGCCGCTCCCGTGGCCACTTACGCCGCTGCGCCCGCCGTCGCCGTGACCAAGACCATCGCTCCCGCCGTGAGCTCCATCTCCTCCTACTCCACCCACACCGCTCACGGCTCTCCCGCCGTGGCGTACTCCGCCCCCGTTGCCTACGCCGCTCACGCCGCTCCCGTGGCCTACGCTTCCCACGCCGCTCCCGCGTCTTACGCCGCTCCTGCCGCGTACGCTGCCCCTGCTGCCTACGCCGCGTACTCTGCCCCCGCTGTGGTAACTAAGACCATCAGCCCCGCTGTGTCCTCCGTGTCTTCTTACTCCAGCCACACTTCTCACGGTGCGTCTTACGCCGCTCCCGCTGTCGCTGCGTACGCTGCCCCCGCCGTCGCCACCTACTCTGCTCCCCTGGTCGCCAAGACTTACGCCGCTGCTCCCGTGGCCACTTACGCCGCTGCTGCTCCCATCGTCAAGTCCATCTCTTACTCCGCTGCCCCCGCTGTCTCTCACATCTCCTACAGCGGCCACGGCGCTAACTACGGTTG TTCCGGATATTATTCTTTTGAGGATACAGCCCTTTGCAGGCCA TTGATACTTGTACTTTGcgcaacttttatttttggcCAAAATACTACGCTTACGGCGTCTGATGTTAATGATTTGGCAACAACTACCTCAGATGAGCCTACTacagaaacaaagaaaaatgacACGACACAACCTAAGCCTGAAGGCTTCGTGCCACTCTCCAGGAGTGATTTTTCAGGTATGGACATAAAGGATAAAGCGTTTTCATCTTCTAAAAAATTGTCTCAAGAAGGTCGCAATCATTTACCTGTATACCTGCCCCCTCTAGTGTCGTTAGAGTCTACAGCTGCAAACGTAAACAGTTTAGCTGGACCCACACTCGTAGAGCCTGTTGACGAAGACGATGCAAGTTCCTCGACTTCGATAACTTCTGGTCTACGTTCCGGAGAATCTACATCATATTCTGCCTCAATTATCTCTGGCCCCAAGAAGAATGAAATGAGTGctgcaaatacaaataaacctCTCCCTTTGAAGTTGGAAACCATTACGTCGACCACAGCTAAAGCGGAGGTAATTCATCCTAAGGAAGAAGTTAAGGTAGAAACATCTACCGAAATTGCGCAGCCTATTAAAAGCTATCATACTGTGATACATCCGCCGACAATTCA ACtgtttttaaatcttatctTACGGGTTAACGACCTAAATATTGGATTGTTTATGTGTTACTTCAATAAGTATCTTGAAGTTAACTTATTTCTGTGTTTCTATCAGGTCGTAGTATTCCTGTGCGCGGCGAGCCTGGCGTCCGCCGGCCACCTGCTGCAAGCCGCCGCGCCCGTGGCGTACAGCGCGCCCGTAGCGTACAGCTCAGCGCCCGCCGTCTCCTCCGTGTCGTTCTCCTCGCACACCGCGCACGCTCCCGTCGCCACCTACTCCGCGGCGCCTGCTGTCGCCACCTACCACGCGGCCCCCGCCGTCGCTGCCTACTCCGCCCCAGTATACGCCAAGTCCATCGCTCCCGCCGTGTCCTACTCCTCCGTGTCCACTCACTCCGCCCCAGTGTCTTACGCTAGGACCTACG GCCCCGCAGTCAGCACCTACGCCGCCGCCCCTGTGATCACCAAGACCATCGCTGCTCCCGCTGTTGCCACCTACTCTGCCCCAGTGTACGCCAAGTCCATTGCCCCCGCAGTGTCTTACTCCTCCGTGTCCACTCACTCCTCTCCCGTATCTTACGCTAGGACCTACGCTGCCCCCGCTGTCGCTACCTATGCCGCTGCTGCCCCAGTAGTCACCAAGACCATCGCCGCGCCCGCTGTCTCTTACTCCTCCGTGTCCACTCACCTCCGCCCCCCGTGTCCTACGCTAGGACCTACGCTGCCCCCGCTGTCGCCACCTACGCCGCTGCTGCCCCCGTGGTCGCCAGGACCTACTCCGCTCCCGCCTACACCTCGTACTCTGCTGCCCCCGTGGTCACTAAGACCTACTCCGCTCCCTCTTACGCTACATACGCCGCCGCTCCGGCCTACTCCTCATACTCGGCCGCACCCGCTGTCTCTCACGTCTCATACTCCGGTCTGGGAGCCAACTACGGCTGGTGAACACATGATTGTTGATATTTATTACTAG